The Montipora foliosa isolate CH-2021 chromosome 1, ASM3666993v2, whole genome shotgun sequence DNA segment gcaccggaatcgcgaggtcacgggttcaaaccccgttgaagtcctgaatttttcaggcttctctacgcaataattattgcaaaaattgcgttcataactgcgaagatcatagcttcacttgattgtcCCATATAAGTGGATGGATCGCAtggaggggtggtccacaggggtagtccgtggaccgggtccacagggtggtccatggacctggggcttgtttctcgaaagtcccgaaactttacgggccttTTTTGGGtctcacaatttcctttgtctctcaagaacggagaggatctAAGTTGTCAAACGTGACAGTTACTTTTCTtgttgttaccttgaaaacatattaaaagatcggctctccaaaataagcggttagcagtttcacaaatgacttttcgggactttcgagaaacgggcccctggagtCCATGTTTTGTTTACGTCCCTGGATAATTTTTTACCCCACCCACCCACGTTTCGGTTATTTCTAATGATCTGTCCCCAATCGCATTGTTAATTCTTCAAAGAAACCAGCGTTAGAAATAATGGCAATGTCAGtggaaaatcatttcaaaataaCTTATGACTAATTGCATTACCTTCTATCTCGCTTATTTTGCACAATGGAAAGTATCCTATATAATAGACCTTGGATTTTGAAGTATGCGCGTTAAAGATAGAGAAAACGTACCCTCCTTTTGATTCTTTGTCGCCGATTTGCAGAATATAGCGAAGAAATGTGTACCAATTGTACCAATTAGGAGCAGTGCGatgagttttctttgtttaaccAATCATACTAAATTGCTGTTTTCCTATTGCCTTGTTCATCCGATCCCGCCTCAGTTGTCACCTACTGAGGTCTCAAGAAATAAGTAAATTACCGAAGTAATTTTCTGGTAAGTTTACCTCTGACAACGCCTCATATCCAATCTGGACTGCCTCTTTTACGGCACAAAGACCTTTATCTCTACCGCTCAACGGAACGTCACCAGCGCCTCCATGGACAATAATACAATGTTTTGGTGGCGACTTTGTTTCAGTCATTTTCTGTACGGTGTCAACTTCGGAGAATTCCGGTAATGCGTAGTAGAAAACTAATAACCTGCTATCACGATTGTAGAGAAGCCGTCAAAGCGGAATATTATAAATATGCAGAAGAAAACCCCCTGATTCTAGATCGCAGGTTGACAAATGCGCGCCTAACTACCCATAGGTGGTGGGATGGGGGTAATTTGCCTTTCTTATCCCATGATCCATTGGGAagatattcaagatggctgacgTACCTGTGAGAGTCGACGAGCAAGAGATTCAGCAATTCTTTGACTTTGCTGTAAACTTGGCACGAAAGGCAGGAGAGGTAACCGgatttagaaaatattttactgTTTGAAATGAAGTTTATCGCTTCTTTTTAATGAAGTCATGTTTTTCTGCCGGTGCAGTTTTAAAAATGGAAGAGCAAAGGCTAAGGTTTTAAGCAAATTTTCTTGACGATGAATTGTATGTAACTCTTCAAATGTGAGATTTTCGTGGATcggttttattttattaaatcgGTCAGGTGTGGTTCTGTGCTAGCTAGATTCCAGGGcacggttgttcgaaagccaattaacttaatccaggatttagcgtaaacttttgttttaagttttaactttttggtgaaagtttcttttgcttatttttgtttttcaagattgatttcttctaatgtaaagttttgccgaatatcagcgttgaacagctcttgggagtagagaaataaactccttggttaatttttaatctgggatgaGCATTagtcggcttttgaacaaccgggcccaggagagTATGTACAATACAGGAATACGTAATTTGGAATTGGAATCCGGGATGGGAAACCGCAAAATCACGTATAACTTAATGGATGAGTGGATGGCTGAAAAAAGAAATGCTGTAATTGCTACAATTTGATTGCTATGTGATATTAGCTTAAAGCTTGTCAGGAGTGTCAACAACTGGAGAGGAGACGTAAAGACTAGTCAGGTTTTTTAAAACACAGTTAAATAttgtgttttaaaaaacctGACTAGGCCTTGCTTATCTGGTCAACTGTATATGTACACTGTAAGAATTACAATATCATGGAGCCAAATCATATGTTTGCATAGTCGTAAAGTAGTACTCTCTACTACTACATCTtgtattttcctttaaatttgcTGTGTTGCTATACCTAAAAATTACTGTATGTACCCAACATAACGACACAAGCTCTATGCATACTTGTACATCTGTTATCCCAGGTTGTAAAGGAAGCCTTTTATAAGGAAAAGACCATTGATACGAAGTCTTGTGGAACAGACCTAGTGACAGAAACAGACCAGCAAGTAGAAAATTTGATTATTGGATATCTAAAGGAAAAATTTCCCTCTCACAGGTAAAATGCCACCATTCTTTGTAGTCATAAAGTTCCCAGTGTTGTTCGTTTCCTTTGTCAAGCCATCTGATAACTCTATTCCAGAGTCTGAGAGCCTTACAAAAGAAATCATTCTGTTAAGCTTACGGTAACATGTTATtcatgtaaaataaaaacagtcAAGCgtaaagcaaagcaaagacaaGCGAGGCAAAGTGccaccatttttgttttgaattttataGTCCCTCAGCTTCTATGGGGAGCAGACATACATGTATGCAGAAAACAAGGCATCATTAAGAATAACATTAAAAAATTGTACGGTATGTTTTCTTTCTCCAGTTTTATTGGCGAGGAGACGGTCAGTTCTGGCGAGAAATGTAACCTTACCAATGAACCAACATGGATTATTGATCCCATTGATGGGACAACCAACTTTGTACACAAGTGAGAAGATAAAAGCCAGTTTGTTTTTAAAGATTCTAGCTTTCACAAAACATTAATGAAATTCAATTACTGGAGCATGACAGTCATGGGGCTTGGCATTCCACTGTCACCTTGTCCACCTATCCACTGTCGAGGATTAAAgggtttataataataattatacaataGGTAAACTGCACTTAGGGTGCAATAATGTCTTCTGTATTTGATATCATTTGTGTGAAtggacaaaacaaacaaagcttGTTATTCAGGTCTTGTTGATTACAACACCAGTTTCTACTGTGATTGTGTCACCGTAATGATTTTGGCAAATGTCAATATGAGAAGGGCCTCAGTGGAGTGCAAAGTGCTAGATTCTTTGTACGATTCTTTTGAACGTGTACCCATTATGTAGATTGCTACAAGTGTTTAGACTGAGACTTATTTGTTGGAATTATCCAACTCTAAAATCAATGTGCAAATACACTGGTTgtaatatacatgtaagtaTGATTCGTCCACCAACTGACAATAACTGAGTGCTTTATTTTTGTGTTAAGGTATCCTATGGTAGCAATTTGCATGGGTTTGGCAATTAACAAGCAGGTATGATATGTTTCATTGGTTTCAAATTTATgggtaaaattaattttaataattttgtaaaCACTGTAGTGCAAGTCATGTAGATAACCTGGAAATTGTTAACAATAcatgtagtattttactctgtctaacaccagacgattttgctcatcaatggggaacccctgggagtcaatgggttaaggcaGCATACAAAATCACTTCATGCAAGGAAACAGTAGAATAATCAACACACTTTCAAGCGATTAATACTTTAAACAAAATTGCCACCTTGTAACTTAACGGTATGATATACGTAACGTTTTTTTAAGGAGCCAACAAACAATGGGaaagaaggggtagtttctaaagaaattgtggtgctgcgtcagtggggaagtagtatacaaagatttggttttatcaacagagttgataaagtaaattaaccaccgtacagagattctaaaagctgacgtttcgagcgttagcccttcgtcagagcgaatccaatcGCTTTGGTAAAGGGCAAGTGAGTTAAGAGAGGTGGAGGTTATGGCCTGGAAATCCCTTCCGATTCTCCATCACGTGGCTGAACAACAAGCTAATTACGGTAAAGAGAAATTTCTAGCTAAAGAGTAAAGCTattcaaaacaaacatttttttatattcgtgATTTTGTACTGTACCTCAGAACATTATGGACATCTGGAGAGTGTTACCCCTACAAAGTGGCCGATTAAAGGCTTACAATAGCTTTTTCAATGTTACAACATGTATACTTCTTTATAGTGAGGATAGATCACAttttaaacacaataaaataCTGTATAAAATGACATGTGGCTTAGTTTCTGTTCAAAGCGGGTGGCTGCTTAATACAGGTAAAAGtaacaaagtaaaacaaacaTACAGCTGTAGGACTGCTACAGGGTGACCGCCTAATACAGATAACAAATACAGCGTGTGTATGTATGAGCAAAAAAtcgggactttgaaaactgGCCGCTAATAGAGAGTGGTGGCTTAATACGGGGCCATTATTTACAGTTTCCAGTGTATTTGAATTATTGAAAACAGTGGAATATTCACAttgcaaaaataattataacagttatatggcaagcaattctcggGTTAAAGgaagcactctgattggctggtttttggtcgGGAAGTTCACAGTAGGGACAATTTCCATGGAAACTGTCTGTTTCAGATCCCAGGGTTcatgctactccttgaagtgcttgaaaagccctggaatttaactTTGGGCGTCATGGGCggttgaaaagcccttgaaaaaaagattttgtggcaaactgcttgaaaactccttgaatttttgcttaaGTGAAAGTTGTAGAGATTGCATcatgccaagagaaaatgaagatcaCACCAAGTTGGGGAAAGattaatgcaaaaattaaaatgcccgtgtgtgcacttaacttgcaggatgtggGAAAGAATATCAATGTAGACTTTTTtggcaaagaaaacactgaaacacgatttatggcatagaaatctccttagtataaaattccaggagtattcaaggcgttttcaagaaccagaaattgagttttcgAGGAGTGTTTGTTacaaacactccttgaaaactcaatttctggttcttgaaaacgccttgaatactcctggaattttatgtACAAAATCCAGCTCGAACCCTGGGATCCGTATATTTTCTCTCTcctgggaaattcaagttgatcgaaacaaaaaagagttttcaaaaagcagaatcacaacagtacaataattattgtagcaAGCAGAATAATTTTAGTTTTACATGTTAAAGGTTTCCATTCAAAGTTCACTGGTGGAAGATGAAGATCACAAACATTGTCCCGGTGGAGAAGTGGCTGATCGATCAAAGAAatgatgccatataataaacgacgttactaacctcacttgctcaaGACCATATTGGGCAATATTGGCCCTTGGGCCAATGTTCCCTAGTACGGCCCTCATGCATACAAACTGATTGAAAGCAATGCAAAATAAGTTGTGACTTTGGTcaattaagattttttttaaaaattggtaaaGCTAATTAATGGGTACTAACTACATGTATCATGAGAAATTTAAGGTTTaatttctcttgtttttttcaagttaagtGGTTGTGCATTGTTGTGCACAAGAGTTCAAGACTCTTTACCAAGGGTGTTGAGATTTTGAGATTGGATGAAAAGTTTGTAAGTGCCAAGATTTTGGAGGTACTATTTGCCACCCCTACCTTCATTAACGAAATGCAAGACACAGTAGACAGGGTTTTGACAATATccttaactcattgactcctgaaccccccccccccccccccccccctcacctCCCAATTGGTGTGAGAAAAAATGATCATGTGGTGTTAGACCTGTAGAGTCTCACTCCTACGAGTCAAAGGTTTGACCTGTTTTAATCTTTACAACATCTTACTCTATAATGATGCTCCAAATTACTTGTATCAACTTGGCTTCATTTTggaaattattaaaaattctTTTGGGCTTTCTAATATGAAGGAGGCAACTGATAGTTTATGTTTggcatgaaagaaaaaaaacaacaaaatgaattCAGTCTAAGTTTGTCCAATCATTACATTTTTCAATCAGGTAGAAATTGGGGTTGTGTACAACTGCATAAAGGATGAGATGTATACTGCAAGAAAAGGCTCAGGAGCATTTTGTAATGGAGTTCAACTGCGTTGTTCTAGTTGCACAGGTGAGTGATGTAGAGCATCATGGATTTGACATCAAGGCAGCCATTTTAGTgcttaaaaacaaagacatgGTGGCATCGTTGATGTCTCAAACTGTTTCTTTTGAGAACTGAACTTGAATTATTGGAtcaataaaatttattgttgTGCAAGTAGGGTCCTTTATTTcagatgaaaaaaattacactaacTTCATGTACAATGGTCTAAGTCATCTTCTAGTAATCAATTTACTTGACCAAAAGCACATGACTTTGGTGTGAAATGTAATGACACCTGCAAGTGGTTAGACGTTTTTTGTTGGGTACAACAAACTGTAAACCCTGTCTAACGTTTTTGGACATTAGtttgcaggggtttcaataacttctgaaatagccgtccatgatagcccattgacggcggcagtttgacaagtttatgatagcatttttagtgaaaatcaaggcaaactagctggcggtgtgaggcaaagcaggcggtGGTATACAGCCGGTAACcagcttctattgaaacccctgagttTGAGAATACGTACATTGTTTGCCAAGAGAAGTGCTGCCGGGAGCACTGGATAAGACCCAGAAGTCTGCTATTAAGTTTTTCTGTCAAATATTCTTACTCCCCCCATCAAActtcaataaaattaattattattcctGTTTTGACTCTTTGCTCCAGAAATTCCTTTTGAAGTCCAGGTTTAAGGACCTGCTGCATGGCCTGGGTAAACAGCTTCACCAGCTGTCTGATTTTGTTCAAAAGTCttgtttgaaactgtttgccaCCTGGCCATCAACCATGTTGAAACATGTAGAATCGAAGGTGATCAATGTTCAATGAATCTAAAAGTGTTTTACTTTTCTTCAAAATCCATTTGACATTTCTCTTATGCTCACAAAATATCTGAACGAAACTGAAGCTGTTTTTCACATCTTTTAACATTGTTTCATTTGTACTGTATGTGCGTGTTTGGTATGTCACATGACATATTTCGTGGTAAAAAGTGTGGCTATTGTTGTGAGTGCAAGTGTAGTGTGACAAGAAACTGTTTGCATCCCTTGCCTTCAACATCATTGTACAAAATTGAACAGATGTTTAAGTTGTTTGCCTGAGCCTTACCCTACCCTACTGTCAGTGTATTTGCCAATCAGAAAAAAGCATGGTCTTTTCTGCATAGCTGACTTATTGCAGGAATTTACTAATGCATGCTGGGTGGGGTGAAAATTCACAGCTAATTGATCATAAACCTATGAGAATTTTACAAAAAACTGGGTTTGTTTATAGATCTACattgtatttttcctttcttccttctcAATAGACTATCTGAAAACATACAATAGTGAATTTGTAGTATTCTAGATTGCTGGCATTTCCCAACACATTCAAGTGAACGTACATCTACTTACTTAGCCTGCCAGGCTGACTTGTTTGGGGATTGAGTGAGCAAGTGTGGCCCCATTCTTCATTTGTGCTTGCTCCTCCACCAAATTACTTGGTCAATAAGTGAGACTGCTTACTTGCTCAAAAGTCACCTTTTTTTGCAGGCTATAATATTACATGTAGTTACATGTTTATGGTACCATGGTACCATGAGTCAGGGcttcttcaaataaaaaaatggtgCTAACAGTGACTTCATTTTTCACGTTTTGTATCTTATGCAGACCTTAGCAGTGCTCTTGTTATTACTGAACTGGGTGCATCAAGGGATCCTTTAAGAATGGAAATTCTaaataaaaactttagaaagCTTGCAGA contains these protein-coding regions:
- the LOC137996847 gene encoding inositol monophosphatase 1-like — its product is MADVPVRVDEQEIQQFFDFAVNLARKAGEVVKEAFYKEKTIDTKSCGTDLVTETDQQVENLIIGYLKEKFPSHSFIGEETVSSGEKCNLTNEPTWIIDPIDGTTNFVHKYPMVAICMGLAINKQVEIGVVYNCIKDEMYTARKGSGAFCNGVQLRCSSCTDLSSALVITELGASRDPLRMEILNKNFRKLAEEPVRVHSIRMQGSAALNLCSVASGAADLYYEFGIHVWDIAAAGVIAEEAGVTLMDPSGGPLDLMGRRVLAACDKKMAEEVSQHLECMDLPRD